One segment of Cytophagia bacterium CHB2 DNA contains the following:
- a CDS encoding transporter substrate-binding domain-containing protein, whose product DERQPYAGYAAQSPGAFKLVGEPFSAESYGIGVRKGDDALRTQINNALVEMESDGSWRASFAANFGAAGFALMILLLTPWGGRRRPWPCR is encoded by the coding sequence TGATGAGCGCCAGCCCTATGCCGGCTATGCCGCCCAAAGTCCCGGAGCGTTCAAGCTGGTGGGCGAGCCGTTCTCGGCGGAGAGCTACGGGATCGGGGTGCGCAAGGGCGACGACGCGCTGCGCACCCAGATCAACAATGCGCTCGTCGAGATGGAGAGCGACGGTTCGTGGCGGGCGTCGTTCGCGGCCAACTTCGGCGCCGCCGGGTTCGCGCTCATGATCCTCCTCCTCACCCCCTGGGGAGGACGCCGCCGGCCGTGGCCGTGCCGTTGA